Proteins from a genomic interval of Megalopta genalis isolate 19385.01 unplaced genomic scaffold, iyMegGena1_principal scaffold0037, whole genome shotgun sequence:
- the pkaap gene encoding A-kinase anchoring protein pkaap isoform X1, translating into MFPFFKKSGQRDWLRSLQASPTKPTSSGNFFGHVFNGGSSVQTSTGVLCSFEEEEEDQTFNGDDAWCFSSQLSKTLPQILADKGALGYFIQFMETRNCLALIKFWLEVECLCSSVNIEETRKEDVGLIDYTENDNSLSNTVDDNKNFHCQVTQNNGNEVDNTLFSEYVNNNDKKSNCNDMPKTSQTISRTGQSNYNCKRRDMTRQDALRIYKKYITKDALGINQIPEDLKAEMEKALASENIEPMLQCLSAVQEIVYNILENEHINDFSRSEYNCKHQIDVLTSGNVQLTDILYNETAFFYFMEFMELENKRELLDFWMSAINYKQNLLEKKSAANPEEAQSDALIIYDKYFSLQATKSLGFSDIIRFQVEDNICHEDGEGPRPDCFDKPCKIVYNFLNKHYLPTFLSSQLYYKYLSELINTIQSSPCSSMHARIKRAGSDCSSVSSISINMQSTLQAGNEGRSTNSKGSIGGGMNIDTRQLYDPDSLWKRNKYSLSVGYIDALGRFITEIEPDPQRKCESRLARVVKRLVNMDNDKAKEELAWKIAEMIVREITSLTLGASNFSS; encoded by the exons ATGTTTCCATTTTTTAAGAAGTCTG GGCAAAGAGACTGGCTCAGATCTTTGCAAGCTTCCCCCACAAAACCGACGAGTTCTGGGAATTTCTTTGGTCATGTATTTAACGGAGGTTCGTCCGTTCAAACATCAACAGGTGTACTGTGCAGCTTtgaggaggaagaggaagatCAAACTTTCAATGGGGACGACGCGTGGTGCTTCAGCTCGCAACTTTCTAAGACTCTTCCACAGATCCTCGCGGATAAAGGTGCTTTAGGTTACTTCATTCAGTTTATGGAGACAAGGAACTGTTTAGCGCTTATTAAGTTCTGGTTGGAAGTGGAGTGCTTGTGTAGTTCGGTTAACATAGAAGAGACTAGGAAGGAGGACGTTGGGTTGATAGATTACACGGAGAATGATAATAGTCTTTCTAATACAGTGGACGACAATAAAAATTTCCACTGTCAGGTGACTCAGAATAATGGTAATGAAGTTGATAACACGTTGTTCAGTGAGTatgtaaataataatgataagaaATCAAATTGCAACGATATGCCAAAGACTAGTCAAACTATAAGCAGAACTGGACAATCGAATTACAACTGCAAGAGACGAGACATGACAAGGCAGGATGCGTTAAGAATTTATAAGAAGTATATCACGAAAGATGCGTTGGGCATAAATCAAATTCCCGAAGATTTGAAGGCGGAGATGGAGAAAGCTTTGGCTTCCGAAAATATTGAGCCTATGTTGCAGTGCCTATCAGCTGTTCAAGAAATCGTATACAATATATTAGAAAACGA GCACATCAACGACTTCTCGAGAAGCGAATATAACTGCAAACATCAAATTGATGTTCTTACAAGCGGCAATGTCCAGTTGACAGACATACTATACAATGAAACTGCGTTCTTTTACTTTATGGAG TTCATGGAACTCGAAAATAAACGAGAGCTGCTGGACTTTTGGATGTCTGCTATCAACTACAAGCAGAACTTGTTGGAAAAGAAGAGTGCCGCAAATCCCGAGGAAGCCCAGTCCGATGCATTGATcatttatgataaatattttagTCTGCAAGCGACGAAGTCACTTGGTTTCAGTGATATAATCCGATTTCAAGTAGAAGACAATATATGTCACGAGGATGGGGAGGGACCACGACCAGACTGTTTTGATAAGCCCTGtaaaattgtatataattttTTGAATAAG CATTATCTACCTACTTTCTTATCATCACAGTTATATTACAAATACTTGTCGGAGTTGATCAATACCATACAAAGCAGTCCATGCTCGAGTATGCACGCTAGGATAAAAAGAGCAG GTTCGGATTGCAGCAGCGTGAGTTCCATTAGTATTAATATGCAAAGTACCCTGCAGGCAGGGAATGAAGGGAGGTCGACAAATAGCAAAGGATCCATCGGCGGTGGCATGAACATCGACACCAGGCAACTTTACGATCCGGATTCCCTATGGAAACGTAATAAATATAG TTTGAGCGTGGGTTATATCGATGCCTTAGGAAGGTTTATAACCGAAATAGAACCGGATCCTCAAAGAAAATGTG AATCGCGCTTAGCACGTGTTGTAAAAAGACTTGTAAATATGGACAATGATAAG
- the pkaap gene encoding A-kinase anchoring protein pkaap isoform X2: METRNCLALIKFWLEVECLCSSVNIEETRKEDVGLIDYTENDNSLSNTVDDNKNFHCQVTQNNGNEVDNTLFSEYVNNNDKKSNCNDMPKTSQTISRTGQSNYNCKRRDMTRQDALRIYKKYITKDALGINQIPEDLKAEMEKALASENIEPMLQCLSAVQEIVYNILENEHINDFSRSEYNCKHQIDVLTSGNVQLTDILYNETAFFYFMEFMELENKRELLDFWMSAINYKQNLLEKKSAANPEEAQSDALIIYDKYFSLQATKSLGFSDIIRFQVEDNICHEDGEGPRPDCFDKPCKIVYNFLNKHYLPTFLSSQLYYKYLSELINTIQSSPCSSMHARIKRAGSDCSSVSSISINMQSTLQAGNEGRSTNSKGSIGGGMNIDTRQLYDPDSLWKRNKYSLSVGYIDALGRFITEIEPDPQRKCESRLARVVKRLVNMDNDKAKEELAWKIAEMIVREITSLTLGASNFSS; this comes from the exons ATGGAGACAAGGAACTGTTTAGCGCTTATTAAGTTCTGGTTGGAAGTGGAGTGCTTGTGTAGTTCGGTTAACATAGAAGAGACTAGGAAGGAGGACGTTGGGTTGATAGATTACACGGAGAATGATAATAGTCTTTCTAATACAGTGGACGACAATAAAAATTTCCACTGTCAGGTGACTCAGAATAATGGTAATGAAGTTGATAACACGTTGTTCAGTGAGTatgtaaataataatgataagaaATCAAATTGCAACGATATGCCAAAGACTAGTCAAACTATAAGCAGAACTGGACAATCGAATTACAACTGCAAGAGACGAGACATGACAAGGCAGGATGCGTTAAGAATTTATAAGAAGTATATCACGAAAGATGCGTTGGGCATAAATCAAATTCCCGAAGATTTGAAGGCGGAGATGGAGAAAGCTTTGGCTTCCGAAAATATTGAGCCTATGTTGCAGTGCCTATCAGCTGTTCAAGAAATCGTATACAATATATTAGAAAACGA GCACATCAACGACTTCTCGAGAAGCGAATATAACTGCAAACATCAAATTGATGTTCTTACAAGCGGCAATGTCCAGTTGACAGACATACTATACAATGAAACTGCGTTCTTTTACTTTATGGAG TTCATGGAACTCGAAAATAAACGAGAGCTGCTGGACTTTTGGATGTCTGCTATCAACTACAAGCAGAACTTGTTGGAAAAGAAGAGTGCCGCAAATCCCGAGGAAGCCCAGTCCGATGCATTGATcatttatgataaatattttagTCTGCAAGCGACGAAGTCACTTGGTTTCAGTGATATAATCCGATTTCAAGTAGAAGACAATATATGTCACGAGGATGGGGAGGGACCACGACCAGACTGTTTTGATAAGCCCTGtaaaattgtatataattttTTGAATAAG CATTATCTACCTACTTTCTTATCATCACAGTTATATTACAAATACTTGTCGGAGTTGATCAATACCATACAAAGCAGTCCATGCTCGAGTATGCACGCTAGGATAAAAAGAGCAG GTTCGGATTGCAGCAGCGTGAGTTCCATTAGTATTAATATGCAAAGTACCCTGCAGGCAGGGAATGAAGGGAGGTCGACAAATAGCAAAGGATCCATCGGCGGTGGCATGAACATCGACACCAGGCAACTTTACGATCCGGATTCCCTATGGAAACGTAATAAATATAG TTTGAGCGTGGGTTATATCGATGCCTTAGGAAGGTTTATAACCGAAATAGAACCGGATCCTCAAAGAAAATGTG AATCGCGCTTAGCACGTGTTGTAAAAAGACTTGTAAATATGGACAATGATAAG